A genomic window from Sebastes fasciatus isolate fSebFas1 chromosome 7, fSebFas1.pri, whole genome shotgun sequence includes:
- the ccdc9 gene encoding coiled-coil domain-containing protein 9 isoform X7: MSTAVDLKTKEEKDAELDKRIEALRKKNEALVKRYQEIEEDKKKAEQEGIAVTTPRKPRPHEPETDRRKTEKENFTVTVDLSKVAGDKRVVNDWKPGTPRGRKTSEESDGHRGPNDGQRWPNDGHRGGPDDGHRGSNDGQRWPSDGHRGGPDDGHRGSNDGQRWPSDGHRGGPDDGHRGSNDGQRWPSDGHRGGPDDGHRGSNDGPRGPSDGHRGPSDGHRGPSDGHSPPRRSGSGRMGRGSQRGGGVRQERREWEPRTPRDGEPGESGGPGRRGGRRGRGGEGRGGVGGGGEGRGGGGGGGGEGEGGGTPGGTDRKSKEWEEKRRQNIEKMNEEMEKIAEYERGQRPDGDKPIRNFLDDPRRSGPAPDIDRKEGSRRHVRNWGGLDFDNVKTKAELEKEWTSRRPGPKGSVDMTMSMTGRERAEYVRWKKEREQIDEERLARHRNATGQWRREWDAQKTDNMFKEDPYVASEGITPEQGSRRARGRNSRTEPRGRASDENKRPPKASTFGDFLSQGRTPGQRGERGERGRGRGRGQKPSYSMHDNRWEGEKEEEEDKEREKEDKTKREKEPKKKKEEEKSPKSKPPTAQKVEAKNEDGEEDDEEWEDASDGEDVEGSDSEHDSRGEEKKDTGKEKPASSKDSSPTSPAHRSRPSSAGSPKEQRPPRPKVHIPPPAAVQESPEGGKPLSPFLPPDNHQPVTNWAEEMEMLSPRTSMGAESPLKPPSVEASLPQKKEEEEEEKEEEEETEEEEEEEEEEEEEEEETESRAASSSEPAEPQKEEDKEKSEARQTVIVSEPESVPTDSPAAPPSDPDLSEASEAAVTMDQDPPAAPSQADEQDNPPSPAVLEVDDDMTPAGTDAAPTAEAAESLEPTPSEPTSSESTSSEQTSSGAVHIN, encoded by the exons GACAAGAGAGTCGTGAACGACTGGAAACCTGGAACGCCTCGCGGCCGGAAGACATCAGAGGAGAGCGATGGCCACCGAGGGCCAAACGACGGCCAAAGATGGCCAAATGATGGCCACCGAGGAGGACCAGACGACGGCCACCGAGGGTCAAACGACGGCCAACGATGGCCAAGCGATGGCCACCGAGGAGGACCAGACGACGGCCACCGAGGATCAAACGACGGCCAACGATGGCCAAGCGATGGCCACCGAGGAGGACCAGACGACGGCCACCGAGGGTCAAACGACGGCCAACGATGGCCAAGCGATGGCCACCGAGGAGGACCAGACGACGGCCACCGAGGGTCAAACGACGGTCCCCGAGGGCCCAGCGACGGCCACCGAGGGCCCAGCGATGGCCACCGAGGGCCCAGCGACGGCCACAGCCCCCCCAGGAGATCTGGGTCTGGACGAATGGGTCGGGgaagtcagagaggaggaggcgtccgccaggagaggagagaatggGAACCCAGGACACCCAGAGATGGAGAACCTGGGGAGTCAGGAGGACCGGGAcgcagaggaggaaggagaggaagagggggagaaggacgaggaggagtaggaggagggggagaaggacgaggaggaggaggaggaggaggaggagaaggagaaggaggtggGACACCAGGTGGCACGGACAGGAAATCCAAG GAATGGGAGGAGAAGAGGCGACAGAACATTGAGAAGATGAATgaagaaatggagaaaatagcAGAGTATGAGAGAGGACAGCGG CCGGACGGAGACAAGCCGATCCGTAACTTCCTGGACGACCCGAGACGTTCAGGCCCGGCGCCAGACATAGACCGCAAAGAGGGCAGCAGGAGACACGTACGGAACTGGGGAGGGCTGGACTTTGACAACGTGAAGACGAAAGCCGAACTGGAGAAAGAGTGGACC AGTCGGAGGCCTGGTCCGAAAGGCTCTGTGGACATGACCATGTCTATGACCGGCCGGGAGAGAGCAGAGTACGTGCGCTGGAAGAAGGAGCGTGAGCAGATTGACGAGGAGAGACTCGCACGCCATCGTAATGCCACAGGCCAGTGGAGACGAGAGTGGGACGCACAGAAGACGGACAACAT GTTCAAGGAGGACCCATATGTGGCCTCGGAGGGCATCACACCCGAACAAGGCAGCAGGAGAg CCCGGGGTCGTAACTCTCGTACAGAGCCTCGGGGCAGGGCCTCAG ATGAGAATAAGCGGCCTCCTAAAGCTTCGACATTTGGTGACTTCCTGTCCCAGGGCAGGACCCCAGGCCAACGAGGCGAGCGGGGCGAGCGGGGCAGAGGAAGGGGCCGAGGACAGAAACCGAGCTACAG CATGCATGACAACCGCtgggaaggagagaaagaagaagaggaggacaaggagagggagaaggaggacaagacaaagagagagaaggagccaaaaaagaagaaggaagaagaaaaatctCCAAAATCCAAACCTCCTACAGCACAGAAG GTTGAGGCGAAGAACGAAGACGGAGAAGAAGACGACGAAGAATGGGAGGACGCCAGTGATGGAGAAGACGTCGAAGGTAGCGACTCGGAACACGACTCCAGGGGCGAGGAGAAGAAAGACACCGGGAAAGAGAAACCAGCCAGCAGCAAAGACAGCTCCCCTACATCTCCTGCACATCGCTCTCGACCATCGTCAGCAGGAAGCCCCAAAGAGCAGCGGCCTCCCAGGCCGAAGGTCCACATCCCCCCGCCGGCAGCAGTTCAGGAGTCACCGGAGGGAGGCAAGCCCCTCAGCCCCTTCCTCCCTCCGGACAACCACCAGCCTGTGACAAACTGGgcggaggagatggagatgtTGTCGCCACGGACCAGCATGGGAGCTGAGAGCCCACTGAAACCCCCCAGCGTTGAGGCCAGCCTGCCtcagaagaaagaggaagaggaagaggagaaggaggaggaggaggagacggaggaggaggaggaggaggaggaggaggaggaggaggaggaggaggagacggagagcaGAGCTGCCAGCTCCAGTGAACCTGCTGAGCCACAGAAAGAGGAGGATAAAG AAAAGAGTGAAGCCCGGCAGACTGTGATCGTGTCAGAACCAGAGTCCGTCCCTACAGACTCCCCCGCTGCACCGCCATCTGACCCCGACCTCTCTGAGGCCAGCGAGGCTGCCGTGACGATGGACCAGGATCCACCTGCTGCTCCATCACAAG CAGACGAACAGGACAACCCTCCCTCTCCAGCCGTCCTGGAGGTCGATGACGACATGACGCCAGCTGGGACCGACGCTGCTCCGACAGCAGAGGCCGCTGAGTCCTTGGAGCCGACGCCCTCGGAGCCAACGTCCTCGGAGTCGACGTCCTCGGAGCAGACGTCCTCAGGTGCGGTCCATATCA